In one window of Balaenoptera musculus isolate JJ_BM4_2016_0621 chromosome 10, mBalMus1.pri.v3, whole genome shotgun sequence DNA:
- the DDN gene encoding dendrin, with protein sequence MLDGQLFSEGPDSPRELQDEESGSCLWVQKSKLLVIEVKTISCHYSRRAPPRQLMDFQASHWARGPQSRTCGPRPGSPEPPPRRPWASRVLQEATNWRAGPPAEARAREQEKRKAASQEREAKETERKRRKAGGARRSPPGRPRPEPRNAPRVAQPAGLPALSRPERLGSVGRPPRPSAQPQSNPGAAWAGPWGGRRPGPPSYEAHLLLRGAAGMAPRRRWDRPPPYVAPPSYEGPHRTLGTKRGPEPSQAPASSTPAPTRTEGGCAKKRLDPRIYRDVLGAWGLRQGRGLLGGSPGCGTARPRLESGKGAAERSLRLAAAAGLKSGSDGHPQAEATGNPGTETVAAGSAPATPSPPRPAPRSRPHPRGSGEGREGREQSWLPKCWMPSVKKQPPRHSQTLPRPWAPGGTGWRESLGHREEAGPETLEGGKATRRPHTLPRSSRGPARGEGVFVIDATCVVIRSQYVPTPRTQHVQLLPAGVPRLVGNAPTQLKPNKEEGEGAAVLPSPCRKLPLSSRPSHRPGGGRGLEAEGGKSADSSLEERASRILGLPVGEVNLQDAPTQPGSPEHSALGPAASGGARGAEGSEEVAAVPRRAGRGWARTPGPYAGALREAVSRIRRHTAPDSDSDEAAELSVHSSSSDGSDTEASGASWRNERTGPPEGGKAAELTDNIREILDVISRTEEVLFGGEGH encoded by the exons atgCTGGATGGCCAGCTATTCTCCGAGGGGCCCGATAGCCCCCGGGAGCTCCAGGATGAGGAGTCTGGCAGCTGCCTCTGGGTGCAGAAATCAAAGCTGCTGGTGATCGAAGTGAAGACTATTTCCTGTCATTATAGTCGCCGCGCCCCTCCTCGACAGCTCATGGACTTCCAGGCCAGCCACTGGGCCCGCGGGCCCCAGAGCCGCAC GTGTGGGCCGCGCCCGGGATCCCCTGAGCCGCCGCCCCGCCGGCCCTGGGCCTCCAGGGTGCTGCAGGAGGCGACCAACTGGCGGGCGGGGCCCCCGGCCGAGGCCCGAGCCCGGgagcaagagaaaaggaaagcgGCATCGCAGGAGCGGGAGGCCAAGGAGACTGAGCGAAAAAGGCGCAAGGCTGGTGGGGCCCGAAGGAGTCCCCCTGGTCGGCCCCGCCCGGAGCCTCGGAACGCCCCTCGGGTGGCCCAGCCTGCAGGGCTCCCAGCTCTCTCACGGCCGGAGCGCCTGGGGTCCGTGGGGCGACCGCCCCGTCCATCCGCGCAGCCGCAGAGCAATCCAGGGGCGGCGTGGGCGGGGCCCTGGGGAGGTCGGCGGCCAGGGCCCCCCAGCTACGAAGCTCACCTGCTGCTGAGAGGTGCTGCCGGAATGGCCCCGCGACGCCGCTGGGACCGGCCGCCACCCTACGTGGCTCCACCCTCTTACGAAGGCCCCCACAGGACCCTGGGGACTAAGCGAGGACCCGAGCCCTCGCAGGCGCCCGCCTCTTCAACTCCTGCGCCGACCAGGACAGAGGGAGGGTGCGCAAAGAAGAGGCTAGATCCTCGGATCTACCGGGACGTCCTAGGGGCCTGGGGTCTCCGTCAGGGCCGGGGTCTCCTGGGGGGATCCCCAGGCTGTGGAACAGCCAGGCCAAGGCTGGAGTCCGGTAAGGGGGCCGCGGAGAGAAGCCTGAGgctggctgctgctgctggcctgAAGAGTGGTAGCGACGGCCATCCCCAAGCCGAAGCTACTGGGAACCCAGGCACGGAGACAGTTGCTGCGGGGTCTGCACCTGCCACGCCCAGCCCCCCGCGCCCTGCTCCCAGGTCCAGGCCCCATCCCAGGGGCTccggggaagggagagaagggagagaacagAGCTGGCTCCCCAAGTGCTGGATGCCCTCCGTTAAAAAGCAGCCGCCCCGACATAGCCAGACCCTCCCCAGACCCTGGGCTCCGGGAGGCACGGGATGGAGGGAGTCCCTGGGTCATAGAGAGGAGGCAGGACCCGAGACCTTGGAGGGTGGGAAGGCGACCCGCCGCCCCCACACCCTGCCCCGAAGTTCCCGTGGCCCGGCTCGTGGGGAAGGCGTCTTTGTCATTGACGCCACTTGCGTGGTGATACGGTCCCAGTATGTTCCGACCCCTCGAACCCAGCATGTGCAGCTTTTGCCCGCTGGGGTGCCGCGCCTTGTGGGGAATGCCCCCACCCAACTGAAGCCCaacaaggaggagggagagggggccgCGGTCCTTCCCTCCCCTTGCCGAAAGCTGCCGTTGAGCAGTCGCCCTTCACACCGGCCCGGTGGGGGACGTGGGCTCGAAGCTGAGGGCGGGAAGTCCGCGGACTCCTCACTGGAGGAGCGCGCCTCCCGCATCTTGGGGCTCCCGGTCGGCGAAGTAAACCTGCAGGATGCCCCCACGCAGCCAGGTAGCCCAGAGCATTCAGCCTTAGGCCCAGCGGCTTCGGGAGGCGCGCGCGGTGCCGAGGGCTCGGAGGAAGTGGCGGCGGTCCCGCGGCGCGCAGGCCGGGGCTGGGCGCGGACCCCGGGGCCCTATGCCGGGGCCCTGCGGGAAGCCGTGTCCCGCATCCGCCGCCACACCGCCCCGGACTCCGACTCCGACGAAGCTGCGGAGCTCAGCGTCCATAGCAGCTCTTCTGATGGAAGCGACACAGAAGCCTCGGGCGCCTCCTGGCGGAACGAGCGGACCGGGCCCCCGGAAGGCGGGAAGGCAGCCGAGCTGACCGACAATATCCGAGAGATTCTGGATGTCATCAGCCGAACCGAGGAGGTCCTCTTCGGGGGCGAGGGACACTAA